From a region of the Mycobacterium intracellulare ATCC 13950 genome:
- a CDS encoding tautomerase family protein, producing MPVFTVDAPIGAPPNAKQKMLKEITDALDEAYPIPDTRGWLREYSADNVSQDGRVRAEPIRPVVSLEAPELANLDAKRKLVQKIESAVGAAYDGIANIDEVLVLINHYPLRDVGWRGSLQSDKPEIVEAVAALNR from the coding sequence ATGCCCGTATTCACCGTTGACGCACCGATCGGTGCGCCACCGAACGCCAAGCAAAAAATGCTGAAGGAGATCACCGATGCGCTCGATGAGGCCTATCCCATCCCCGATACCCGCGGATGGCTGCGGGAGTACTCGGCTGACAACGTGTCCCAAGATGGTCGCGTGCGAGCCGAGCCGATCCGACCGGTGGTTTCCTTGGAAGCGCCCGAACTGGCGAACCTCGACGCCAAGAGGAAGTTGGTGCAAAAGATCGAGTCGGCCGTCGGCGCGGCCTACGACGGGATCGCCAACATCGACGAAGTTCTCGTGTTGATCAATCACTACCCGTTACGCGACGTCGGCTGGAGGGGCAGCCTTCAATCCGACAAGCCGGAAATCGTTGAAGCGGTCGCCGCGCTGAACCGCTGA
- a CDS encoding SDR family oxidoreductase produces MNVWDLFDLRGKRALVTGASSGIGKKVAQAYLQAGAQVALAARNFEALQRVAAELAAAGEGNVVPIRCDVTQPDQVGTMVDRVTAELGGIDVAVCNAGIIAVTPMLEMSPEEFQRIQDTNVTGVFLTAQAAARAMVRQGHGGAIITTASMSGHIINVPQQVGHYCASKAAVIHLTKAMAVEFAPHNIRVNSVSPGYILTELVEPLEEYHRLWEPKIPLGRIGRPEELTGLYLYLASEASSYMTGSDLVIDGGYSCP; encoded by the coding sequence ATGAACGTGTGGGACCTGTTCGACTTGCGCGGCAAGCGCGCGTTGGTGACCGGGGCGTCGAGCGGCATCGGCAAGAAGGTGGCCCAGGCGTATCTGCAAGCCGGCGCCCAGGTGGCCCTTGCGGCACGGAATTTCGAAGCCTTGCAACGCGTCGCCGCCGAGCTGGCCGCAGCCGGGGAGGGCAACGTGGTGCCGATCCGTTGCGACGTGACCCAACCGGACCAGGTGGGCACCATGGTGGACCGGGTGACCGCGGAGTTGGGCGGCATCGACGTCGCCGTGTGCAACGCCGGGATCATCGCCGTCACGCCGATGCTGGAGATGTCGCCGGAGGAGTTCCAGCGCATCCAGGACACCAACGTGACCGGAGTCTTTCTCACCGCCCAGGCGGCGGCCCGGGCGATGGTCCGCCAGGGACACGGTGGCGCCATCATCACCACCGCCTCGATGTCCGGCCACATCATCAACGTCCCGCAGCAGGTCGGCCACTACTGCGCCTCCAAGGCGGCCGTCATCCACCTGACCAAGGCGATGGCAGTCGAATTCGCGCCCCACAACATTCGGGTCAACAGCGTCAGCCCCGGCTACATCCTCACCGAGCTCGTCGAGCCCCTCGAGGAGTATCACCGCCTGTGGGAGCCCAAGATTCCGCTCGGCCGCATCGGCCGGCCCGAGGAACTCACCGGCCTCTACCTGTACCTGGCCAGCGAGGCGTCCAGCTACATGACCGGTTCGGACCTCGTGATCGACGGCGGATACAGCTGCCCGTAG
- a CDS encoding nuclear transport factor 2 family protein codes for MGKFTRAEIDKAVENYTKVVEGCSASGDWRPFADLFTEDVVYTEHHYGVFHGREAVRDWIVAVMAPFPHMRFPNDWIAHDEDNDAVVVMIKNLLDHPTDPDGEPFWFPNWTRLVYAGNGLFSSEEDIYNPDRDAPGVVAAWMQAGGQLATTEILQPNA; via the coding sequence ATGGGCAAATTCACCAGGGCAGAAATCGACAAAGCCGTCGAGAACTACACCAAGGTCGTCGAGGGGTGCAGCGCGTCGGGCGACTGGCGTCCCTTCGCGGATCTGTTCACCGAAGACGTCGTCTACACCGAGCATCACTACGGCGTCTTCCACGGGCGCGAGGCGGTCCGGGACTGGATCGTCGCGGTGATGGCGCCGTTTCCGCACATGCGCTTTCCCAACGACTGGATCGCCCACGATGAGGACAACGACGCCGTCGTCGTCATGATCAAGAACCTGCTGGACCATCCCACCGATCCGGACGGCGAACCGTTCTGGTTCCCCAACTGGACCCGGCTGGTCTATGCCGGGAACGGCCTGTTCTCCAGCGAGGAGGACATCTACAACCCGGACCGTGATGCGCCCGGTGTCGTCGCGGCATGGATGCAGGCCGGCGGGCAGCTCGCCACGACCGAGATCCTGCAGCCCAACGCCTAG